A stretch of the Medicago truncatula cultivar Jemalong A17 chromosome 5, MtrunA17r5.0-ANR, whole genome shotgun sequence genome encodes the following:
- the LOC11437374 gene encoding pentatricopeptide repeat-containing protein At3g06920: protein MKILSRTQVLKFRFFLQCGKIDPLSKRFSSSFSNGSSFSSSETYGNGKVSPFMNDNYEKNEAKVEGMRKTVYDLCGVLENGLWGPDVEEALNVFDEMSQPEVIVGVMKRLKDVNVAFQYFRWVERKTQQAHCPEVYNAFLMVMARTRNLDYLEQILEEMSVAGFGLSNHVSVELVASFVKSHKLKEAFGVIEMMRKFKFRPAFSAYTTLIGALSAANRPDPMLTLFHQMQEIGYEANVHLFTTLVRVFAREGRIDAALSLLDEMKSNSFTADLVLYNVCIDCFGKVGKVDMAWKFFHEMKAQGLVPDDVTYTTLIGVLCKARRLDEAVELFEELDLNRSVPCVYAYNTMIMGYGSAGKFDEAYSLLERQKRKGCIPSVIAYNCILTCLGRKGKVEEALRIHDEMRQDAAPNLTTYNILIDMLCKAGELEAALKVQDTMKEAGLFPNIMTVNIMIDRLCKAQKLDEACSIFLGLDHKVCSPDSRTFCSLIDGLGRRGRVDDAYSLYEKMLDSDQIPNVVVYTSLIQNFFKCGRKEDGHKIYKEMVHRGCSPDLMLLNSYMDCVFKAGEVEKGRALFEEIKAQGLVPDVRSYSILIHGLVKAGFSRETYKLFYEMKEQGLHLDVLAYNTVIDGFCKSGKVDKAYQLLEEMKTKGLQPTVVTYGSVVDGLAKIDRLDEAYMLFEEAKSIGVDLNVVIYSSLIDGFGKVGRIDEAYLILEELMQKGLTPNSYTWNCLLDALVKAEEIDEAQVCFQNMKNLKCSPNAMTYSIMINGLCMIRKFNKAFVFWQEMQKQGLKPNNITYTTMIAGLAKAGNVMEARGLFDRFKASGGVPDSACYNAMIEGLSSANKAMDAYIVFEETRLKGCRVNSKTCVVLLDALHKADCLEQAAIVGAVLREMAKSQHATRLP, encoded by the exons ATGAAGATTCTTTCAAGGACGCAAG TTCTAAAGTTTCGATTTTTTCTTCAATGTGGTAAAATTGACCCTTTATCTAAGAGGTTTTCATCGTCATTTTCAAATGGGTCTTCGTTTTCATCTTCAGAAACTTATGGGAATGGTAAAGTTAGTCCTTTTATGAATGATAATTACGAAAAAAATGAAGCAAAAGTTGAGGGTATGAGAAAGACAGTGTATGATCTATGTGGagtgttggaaaatggtttgtGGGGACCGGATGTTGAGGAGGCACTCAacgtgtttgatgaaatgtctcAACCAGAAGTGATTGTTGGAGTGATGAAGAGGTTGAAGGATGTGAATGTGGCGTTTCAGTATTTTAGATGGGTGGAGCGGAAAACTCAACAAGCGCATTGTCCGGAAGTTTATAATGCATTTCTTATGGTTATGGCTAGGACTAGAAACTTGGATTACTTGGAACAGATTCTTGAGGAAATGAGTGTGGCTGGATTTGGACTCTCCAATCACGTTTCTGTAGAATTGGTAGCTAGTTTTGTCAAATCGCATAAGCTAAAGGAAGCTTTTGGTGTTATTGAAATGATGAGGAAGTTCAAGTTTCGCCCTGCGTTTTCGGCTTATACGACATTGATTGGTGCTCTATCTGCGGCAAACAGACCTGATCCCATGCTTACTCTTTTTCACCAAATGCAGGAAATAGGTTATGAAGCAAATGTGCATCTTTTTACCACGCTTGTTCGTGTGTTTGCTAGGGAGGGTCGCATCGATGCTGCTCTTTCCTTGCTGGATGAGATGAAGAGCAACTCATTCACTGCTGATCTTGTCCTCTATAATGTATGTATAGACTGTTTTGGTAAAGTTGGTAAGGTGGATATGGCTTGGAAATTCTTTCATGAGATGAAGGCACAAGGGTTGGTTCCTGACGATGTCACTTATACTACCTTGATTGGAGTTCTTTGCAAGGCTAGGAGATTGGATGAAGCTGTTGAATTGTTTGAAGAACTTGATCTCAACAGGAGTGTCCCTTGTGTCTATGCTTATAATACCATGATTATGGGTTATGGTTCAGCTGGGAAGTTTGATGAAGCATACAGTTTGCTTGAGAGACAAAAGAGAAAGGGGTGCATACCTAGTGTCATTGCCTACAATTGCATTCTAACCTGCTTAGGAAGAAAGGGTAAAGTAGAGGAAGCATTGAGGATCCATGATGAAATGAGACAAGATGCTGCACCCAATCTTACAACCTACAACATTTTAATTGACATGCTTTGCAAAGCAGGAGAACTTGAAGCTGCCCTGAAAGTTCAGGATACCATGAAAGAGGCCGGCTTATTCCCAAATATCATGACTGTAAACATAATGATTGACAGATTATGTAAAGCTCAAAAACTTGATGAAGCGTGCTCCATATTTTTAGGATTGGATCATAAAGTATGCAGTCCTGACTCAAGAACATTTTGTTCGCTTATTGATGGCTTGGGCAGACGTGGCAGGGTAGATGATGCTTATAGTCTTTATGAAAAGATGTTAGATTCTGATCAAATTCCAAACGTAGTAGTGTATACATCTCTTATTCAGAACTTTTTTAAGTGTGGTAGGAAGGAGGATGGTCacaaaatttacaaagaaatgGTGCATAGGGGTTGTTCTCCTGATCTGATGCTTCTTAATTCTTACATGGATTGTGTTTTCAAAGCTGGTGAAGTTGAGAAAGGCAGGGCTCTATTTGAAGAAATAAAGGCTCAGGGTTTAGTTCCTGATGTTCGGAGCTACTCAATTTTAATTCATGGTCTCGTGAAAGCAGGCTTTTCAAGAGAAACATACAAATTATTCTACGAGATGAAGGAACAAGGACTACATTTGGATGTCCTTGCTTACAACACTGTTATTGACGGATTTTGCAAGTCTGGTAAGGTCGATAAAGCATACCAATTACTGGAGGAAATGAAGACAAAGGGTCTGCAACCTACTGTTGTAACTTATGGCTCTGTTGTTGATGGACTAGCTAAAATTGACAGGCTTGACGAAGCATATATGTTATTCGAAGAAGCAAAATCAATAGGAGTTGATTTAAATGTAGTTATCTACAGTAGTCTTATTGATGGGTTTGGCAAGGTGGGAAGGATTGATGAAGCATACTTAATTTTGGAAGAGTTAATGCAAAAAGGTCTGACTCCAAACTCATACACGTGGAATTGCTTACTTGATGCATTGGTGAAAGCTGAGGAAATTGACGAAGCTCAAGTCTGCTTTCAGAACATGAAAAACCTAAAATGTTCTCCAAATGCAATGACTTACAGCATTATGATAAATGGTCTTTGTATGATTAGAAAGTTTAATAAGGCCTTTGTATTTTGGCAAGAAATGCAGAAACAAGGGTTAAAACCCAATAATATCACCTACACCACAATGATTGCGGGACTTGCAAAGGCTGGAAATGTTATGGAGGCAAGAGGCTTATTTGATAGATTTAAGGCGAGTGGTGGAGTACCTGATTCTGCTTGTTATAATGCCATGATAGAAGGATTAAGCAGCGCCAATAAAGCAATGGATGCGTATATAGTTTTTGAGGAAACTCGATTGAAAGGTTGTCGTGTAAATAGCAAAACATGTGTTGTTCTTTTAGATGCATTGCATAAGGCTGATTGCCTTGAGCAGGCAGCAATTGTTGGTGCTGTCTTAAGGGAAATGGCAAAGTCGCAACACGCAACAAGATTACCCTGA